The following proteins come from a genomic window of Suricata suricatta isolate VVHF042 chromosome 5, meerkat_22Aug2017_6uvM2_HiC, whole genome shotgun sequence:
- the LOC115292055 gene encoding protein CEBPZOS-like, translated as MAHTMEPLAEIFKGVLVGELVNVFGEHFLFYKMNTSQNFRQTMSKKFPVILDVYYKSIEPSGMYGVREQDQKKWLNSKN; from the coding sequence ATGGCCCACACTATGGAACCCCTGGCAGAGATCTTTAAAGGAGTTTTAGTAGGTGAACTTGTGAATGTTTTTGgagaacattttttgttttataagatgAACACAAGCCAAAATTTCAGGCAAACAATGAGCAAGAAATTTCCCGTCATCTTGGACGTTTATTACAAATCCATTGAGCCTTCTGGAATGTACGGAGTCAGAGAGCAAGATCAAAAAAAATGGTTGAATAGCAAAAATTAG